The Geothermobacter ehrlichii genome has a segment encoding these proteins:
- the prmA gene encoding 50S ribosomal protein L11 methyltransferase, with product MQDSWYELTLEVPAEQVDLVSCLLTEAGAAGVITADRPLDTFVPPDPDQPETGPQTLRAYFPGQALSALQHNLEQTFAQAASWLPMERVHLLGWRTIGAQDWAEGWKQHFQPFTVGPLLIRPTWDPTPPNPEQVLLRIDPGMAFGTGSHATTRLCLEAVVAAATAGGIRSVLDVGTGSGILAIAAALLGAERVVGCDIDPDACRVAVENAELNKVGARMTVVDTPLEQIAGRFDLVLANILAEENIRLANELTGHLADHGSLVLSGILQERIGAVREAFDRRFSRPPEIRLQDEWACLTYRR from the coding sequence ATGCAGGACAGCTGGTACGAACTCACCCTCGAGGTTCCGGCGGAACAGGTCGATCTGGTCAGCTGCCTGCTGACCGAGGCCGGAGCCGCCGGCGTCATCACCGCCGACCGACCGCTCGACACCTTTGTCCCCCCCGATCCGGATCAGCCCGAAACCGGCCCCCAGACACTGCGCGCCTATTTTCCCGGGCAGGCCCTGTCTGCCCTGCAGCACAATCTGGAACAGACCTTCGCGCAGGCCGCTTCCTGGCTTCCCATGGAACGGGTTCACCTGCTCGGCTGGCGTACCATCGGCGCCCAGGACTGGGCCGAAGGCTGGAAGCAGCATTTTCAGCCCTTCACCGTCGGACCGCTGCTGATCCGGCCGACCTGGGATCCGACCCCGCCGAATCCGGAGCAGGTTCTGCTGCGGATCGATCCCGGCATGGCCTTCGGCACCGGCAGTCACGCCACCACCCGCCTCTGTCTCGAAGCCGTGGTCGCGGCCGCCACCGCAGGCGGAATCCGGTCGGTCCTCGACGTCGGCACCGGCTCCGGCATCCTCGCCATCGCCGCGGCGCTGCTGGGGGCCGAACGCGTGGTCGGCTGCGACATCGACCCCGACGCCTGCCGCGTTGCGGTGGAGAACGCCGAACTCAACAAAGTGGGCGCGAGAATGACGGTTGTCGACACCCCTCTCGAACAGATCGCCGGGCGATTCGACCTGGTGCTGGCCAACATTCTGGCCGAAGAGAACATCCGTCTGGCGAACGAACTGACGGGGCACCTCGCCGACCACGGCAGTCTGGTCCTCTCCGGCATTCTGCAGGAGAGGATCGGCGCGGTCCGCGAAGCGTTCGACCGGCGCTTCTCCCGCCCACCGGAGATCCGCCTGCAGGACGAATGGGCCTGCCTGACCTATCGCCGGTAA
- a CDS encoding pyruvate, water dikinase regulatory protein, protein MSARRHIFLLSDATGETAEKMASAALSQFDEKNVRLLRISNVRNKSQIYQALDDALQQRALVIYTIVNRDLARLVRDECDALGLPAIDLLTPLLGRLAAFFGRSPQQTPGLLHGVDEDYFRRIEAMEFAVKHDDGQELRHLDQADIVLVGVSRTSKTPLSIYLSHRGWKVANVPLVPGIEPPPELLRVDPDKVAGLVIDPQRLVEIRAARMRNLGQDPRRAYADYEKVEEEIRFSRALFRRHPWIVVDVTGKAVEETANEVLVKLRLK, encoded by the coding sequence ATGTCGGCCCGACGGCACATTTTTCTTCTTTCCGATGCCACCGGCGAGACCGCCGAGAAGATGGCATCGGCCGCCTTGTCGCAGTTCGACGAGAAGAACGTGCGTCTGTTGCGCATCAGCAATGTCCGCAACAAGAGCCAGATCTACCAGGCACTGGATGACGCTTTGCAGCAGAGGGCGCTGGTGATCTACACCATCGTCAACCGGGACCTTGCCCGGCTGGTGCGCGACGAATGCGATGCTCTGGGGCTGCCGGCCATCGACCTGCTGACCCCGCTGCTGGGCCGGCTGGCGGCCTTTTTCGGTCGCTCCCCGCAACAGACACCGGGACTTCTGCACGGGGTCGACGAGGACTACTTCCGCCGCATCGAGGCGATGGAGTTTGCCGTCAAGCATGACGACGGCCAGGAGCTGCGCCATCTCGACCAGGCCGACATCGTGCTGGTCGGGGTCTCCCGGACCAGCAAGACGCCCCTTTCGATCTACCTCTCCCACCGGGGCTGGAAGGTCGCCAACGTGCCGCTGGTCCCCGGTATCGAGCCGCCGCCGGAGCTGTTGCGGGTCGACCCCGACAAGGTCGCCGGCCTGGTCATCGATCCGCAGCGGCTGGTGGAGATCCGGGCGGCGCGCATGCGCAACCTGGGACAGGACCCGAGACGGGCCTATGCCGATTACGAGAAGGTGGAGGAGGAGATTCGTTTCTCCCGCGCTCTGTTCCGTCGGCATCCCTGGATCGTGGTCGATGTGACCGGCAAGGCGGTGGAAGAGACGGCGAACGAGGTTCTGGTCAAGCTGCGTCTCAAGTGA
- a CDS encoding response regulator, giving the protein MSAKILVVEDEKKVASFIKRGLEEEDFTVDVAADGEEGLELATGKRYDLILMDLMLPKRDGLEVIRELRQQEIFTPVLCLTAKDTIEDIVSGLDSGSDDYLTKPFAFAELLARVRALLRRGSQDRGAELVYADLRLDPVTHKVWRADREIDLTAKEYALLEYFMRNAEQVLTRTMIAEHVWDYTFDSFTNIIDVYVNYLRKKIDRDYEKKLIHTVRGVGYVLREEN; this is encoded by the coding sequence ATGAGCGCGAAAATTCTGGTTGTCGAGGACGAAAAGAAGGTTGCCAGCTTCATCAAGCGGGGGCTGGAGGAAGAGGACTTTACCGTCGATGTCGCCGCTGACGGTGAAGAGGGGCTCGAGCTGGCCACCGGCAAGAGGTACGATCTGATTCTGATGGATCTGATGCTGCCGAAAAGGGACGGGCTCGAGGTGATTCGCGAGCTGCGGCAGCAGGAGATCTTCACTCCCGTTCTCTGTCTGACGGCCAAGGACACGATCGAGGACATCGTCTCCGGTCTCGATTCGGGCAGCGATGACTACCTGACCAAGCCCTTCGCCTTTGCCGAGCTGCTGGCCAGGGTGCGGGCCCTGCTGCGGCGCGGCAGCCAGGATCGCGGGGCCGAGCTGGTCTATGCCGATCTCCGGCTCGATCCGGTGACCCACAAGGTCTGGCGGGCCGACCGGGAGATCGACCTGACGGCCAAGGAATATGCCCTGCTCGAATACTTCATGCGCAACGCCGAGCAGGTTCTGACCCGGACCATGATCGCCGAGCACGTCTGGGACTACACCTTCGATTCCTTCACCAACATCATCGACGTCTATGTCAACTATCTGCGCAAGAAGATCGATCGTGACTACGAGAAGAAGCTGATCCATACGGTGCGCGGCGTCGGCTACGTGCTGCGCGAGGAGAACTGA
- a CDS encoding sensor histidine kinase, with the protein MFRSLRFRLTFWFALSLAVIQAASGFVWHWYLQTELKHQMQERLRFIAQDVTVFWNERPQGGPCRELNRHLRNRNWNDYVVIRSRSGDVLCFSDNLRGSMLPLTATGRQALRHERENFEILQAQPFAGHVLINLPFRAGDGRSFLVQIATDPEPIRRPLKQLRIMLLTMSPLALLAVALGGWFLAGRTLAPVVRVTRSMRRISAENLRERLPVPAGGDELARLAKTFNDMLARLEESFSRIRQFSGDASHELRTPLTILKGETEVALRWAKSVEEFRNALTSNLEEIQRMERIIDNLLLLSKSDSGELPLEKKPLSLSDLLQAVYLQTRGLAEERGQRVELDLDVDREIIIQGDELRLRQMLLNLLANAVKYTPRGGRIDIHLSVTGEEAVIAICDTGIGIAKEHLPRIFDRFYRTDQARNREEGGAGLGLAIVKWVVEAHEGRIEVFSRPGAGSRFVVHLPLKGPGRVQRRSYVDADD; encoded by the coding sequence TTGTTTCGCTCTCTCCGCTTTCGGCTCACCTTCTGGTTCGCCCTGTCGCTGGCCGTCATCCAGGCGGCCAGCGGTTTTGTCTGGCACTGGTACCTGCAGACGGAGCTGAAGCACCAGATGCAGGAGCGGTTGCGGTTCATCGCCCAGGACGTCACCGTCTTCTGGAACGAAAGGCCGCAGGGCGGGCCGTGCCGCGAGCTGAACCGGCATCTGCGCAACAGGAACTGGAACGACTATGTGGTGATCCGCTCCCGTTCCGGCGACGTTCTCTGTTTTTCCGACAATCTGCGTGGTTCGATGCTTCCCCTGACCGCCACCGGCCGTCAGGCCCTGCGGCACGAGCGGGAGAATTTCGAAATTCTGCAGGCGCAGCCCTTTGCCGGCCATGTGTTGATCAATCTTCCCTTCCGAGCTGGTGACGGCCGTTCTTTCCTGGTGCAGATCGCCACCGATCCCGAGCCGATCCGGCGGCCGCTGAAGCAGCTGCGCATCATGCTGCTGACCATGAGTCCGCTGGCGTTGCTGGCCGTGGCCCTGGGTGGATGGTTTCTCGCCGGCCGCACCCTGGCACCGGTGGTGCGGGTGACCCGTTCCATGCGCCGGATCAGTGCCGAGAACCTGCGCGAGCGTCTGCCGGTACCGGCCGGCGGGGATGAGCTGGCCCGGCTGGCTAAGACCTTCAACGACATGCTGGCCCGGCTGGAGGAGTCCTTCAGTCGCATCCGCCAGTTTTCCGGCGACGCATCACACGAACTGCGTACGCCGCTGACCATTCTCAAGGGCGAGACCGAGGTCGCCCTGCGCTGGGCGAAGAGCGTCGAGGAGTTCCGCAACGCCCTGACCTCCAACCTGGAGGAGATCCAGCGCATGGAGCGGATCATCGACAACCTGCTTCTGTTGTCGAAGAGCGACAGCGGCGAGCTGCCGCTGGAGAAGAAGCCGCTCAGCCTGTCCGACCTGCTGCAGGCGGTCTACCTGCAGACGCGGGGACTGGCCGAGGAGCGGGGACAACGGGTTGAACTCGATCTCGATGTCGACCGGGAGATCATCATCCAGGGTGACGAGTTGCGTCTGCGGCAGATGCTGCTCAACCTGCTCGCCAATGCCGTAAAGTACACGCCCAGAGGGGGGCGCATCGACATTCATCTGTCCGTCACCGGCGAAGAGGCGGTGATCGCCATCTGCGACACCGGCATCGGCATCGCCAAAGAGCATCTGCCGCGCATCTTCGACCGTTTCTACCGCACCGACCAGGCACGCAACCGTGAAGAGGGAGGCGCCGGACTGGGACTGGCCATCGTCAAGTGGGTGGTCGAGGCGCACGAAGGGAGGATCGAGGTTTTTTCCAGGCCCGGCGCCGGCAGCCGTTTTGTCGTTCACCTGCCACTCAAGGGCCCGGGCCGGGTGCAGCGCCGGTCCTATGTCGACGCCGACGACTGA
- a CDS encoding HAMP domain-containing protein, translating into MRLALKHQIILAPAIVLLLMSLLLGFLQYSYWDLSLKRQASRKLTTLFIALAEANLASQRMQALAVRFSRLEIVDVSRLEELAELHKHLKGAAKRILDLVTLSDETEKIWRQAVEDLDPEQGFDSRRFLDALNRLRPELEKLSELIQNERERLRDVHNQDIDALVARTTFVSIVVLGFSILLGIFLSLTLARRILRRIQYLSESAGRIARGDLTPPKAPEMVRDELDALALSINHMTEKLIRVVGTEKLLEGAEEERRRIAMDIHDQTLADLSSVLRGLQELKQRPDPDRLAQLEAELQKTMSSLREVMNNLHPQSLEILGLGATLEAHVEQLQAKDGAMKYHCYIQPELQDLKLPRLISLTLYRVAVEALHNVIKHARASRCEICLEKRGQGLLLVVEDNGIGMPRQVAGHGRGLNNIRERARAIGARVEWKTSRFSSGTRFELLLPLAAAGQSET; encoded by the coding sequence ATGCGGCTTGCCCTCAAACATCAGATCATCCTGGCGCCGGCCATCGTTCTGCTGCTGATGAGCCTGCTTCTGGGCTTTCTCCAGTACTCCTACTGGGATCTTTCCCTCAAGCGCCAGGCGTCCCGCAAGCTGACCACTCTCTTCATCGCTCTGGCGGAAGCGAATCTGGCCAGTCAGCGCATGCAGGCCCTGGCGGTGCGCTTCAGCCGGCTGGAGATTGTCGATGTCAGCCGCCTGGAGGAGCTGGCCGAGCTGCACAAGCATCTGAAGGGGGCGGCGAAACGGATTCTCGATCTGGTCACCCTGTCGGACGAGACGGAGAAGATATGGCGACAGGCGGTCGAGGATCTCGATCCGGAGCAGGGATTCGACAGCCGGCGCTTCCTCGACGCCCTCAACCGACTGCGACCCGAGCTGGAGAAGCTGTCGGAGCTGATCCAGAATGAACGGGAGCGGCTGCGGGATGTGCACAACCAGGACATCGACGCCCTGGTGGCGCGCACCACATTCGTTTCCATCGTCGTTCTCGGCTTTTCCATCCTGCTGGGCATCTTCCTCTCCCTCACCCTGGCGCGACGGATTCTGCGCCGCATCCAGTACCTGTCGGAGAGTGCCGGCCGCATCGCCCGCGGCGACCTGACACCGCCGAAGGCTCCCGAGATGGTGCGGGACGAACTGGACGCCCTGGCGCTCTCCATCAATCACATGACCGAAAAACTCATCCGGGTGGTCGGCACCGAAAAGCTGCTCGAAGGGGCCGAGGAAGAGCGGCGGCGCATCGCCATGGACATCCACGACCAGACCCTGGCCGATCTTTCCTCGGTACTGCGTGGCCTGCAGGAGCTGAAACAGCGGCCGGACCCGGACCGGCTGGCCCAGCTGGAAGCGGAGCTGCAGAAAACCATGTCCAGCCTGCGCGAGGTGATGAACAACCTGCATCCGCAGAGCCTGGAGATTCTCGGGCTTGGTGCCACTCTCGAGGCGCACGTCGAACAGCTGCAGGCCAAGGACGGCGCCATGAAGTATCATTGTTATATCCAGCCGGAGCTGCAGGATCTGAAACTTCCCCGTCTGATCAGCCTGACCCTCTACCGGGTGGCGGTGGAGGCCCTGCACAACGTCATCAAGCACGCTCGCGCCAGTCGCTGCGAAATCTGTCTGGAAAAACGGGGACAAGGGCTGCTGCTGGTGGTCGAGGACAATGGCATCGGCATGCCCCGCCAGGTAGCGGGGCATGGGCGGGGCCTGAACAACATCCGGGAGCGGGCCAGGGCCATCGGGGCCAGGGTCGAATGGAAGACGTCGCGTTTTTCCAGCGGCACCCGCTTCGAACTGCTGCTGCCGCTCGCCGCGGCGGGGCAAAGTGAGACCTGA
- a CDS encoding response regulator transcription factor, with product MDRVKMNILIAEDNPKDFEFLEKMLGEWDLELQLQRAQDGLSALELALEMDLPLVISDIQMPQMNGIDFARALWQRRPDARIVFWSQYKDEMYVRSLVRIVPPETVYGYILKSNTSDRISTAIRTVLLDEQCWIDPEVRKVQGRAGHAQTALSDIEYEALVDISLGLTDNLIAQRRYLSRRGVQSRLNSLYSKLGVDQEQFQAENVGDAFNLRNRAVAVALRRGLVNAFELKHEEEEFQSWLKRFRATRRTS from the coding sequence ATGGACAGAGTGAAAATGAACATCCTGATCGCCGAGGACAATCCGAAGGATTTCGAATTTCTCGAAAAGATGCTGGGAGAATGGGACCTCGAGCTGCAGCTGCAGCGGGCGCAGGACGGTCTGAGCGCCCTGGAGCTGGCGCTGGAGATGGATCTGCCGCTGGTGATCAGCGACATCCAGATGCCGCAGATGAACGGCATCGATTTTGCCCGCGCCCTCTGGCAACGGCGCCCCGACGCCCGCATCGTCTTCTGGAGCCAGTACAAGGACGAGATGTACGTGCGTTCGCTGGTGCGCATCGTTCCGCCGGAGACCGTATATGGCTACATCCTCAAGTCGAACACATCGGACCGCATCTCCACGGCCATCCGCACCGTGCTGCTCGACGAGCAGTGCTGGATCGATCCGGAGGTACGCAAGGTGCAGGGGCGGGCGGGCCATGCCCAGACAGCCCTGTCCGACATCGAGTACGAGGCGCTGGTCGACATCTCCCTGGGCCTGACCGACAATCTCATCGCCCAGCGGCGCTACCTTTCCCGGCGCGGGGTGCAGAGCCGGCTCAACTCTCTCTACAGCAAGCTCGGTGTCGACCAGGAGCAGTTTCAGGCCGAAAATGTCGGTGATGCCTTCAACCTGCGCAACCGCGCCGTCGCCGTCGCCCTGCGGCGCGGCCTGGTCAACGCCTTCGAGCTGAAGCACGAGGAAGAGGAGTTCCAGTCCTGGCTCAAGCGCTTCCGGGCGACCCGCAGGACGAGCTGA
- a CDS encoding Mrp/NBP35 family ATP-binding protein — MTDHSDCNSCGVSSCSARNRQQGESDEQFQMRQRLNRNLCRIEHKILVMSGKGGVGKSTTALNLALALAAEDKAVGLLDVDLHGPSLPTMLGMSDQRPQMGEEGILPLDFQGLRVMSIGFLLESRDQAMIMRGPMKHGAIQQFLADVAWGPLDVLVIDCPPGTGDEPLSAAQLLGEGAGAVIVTTPQDVALVDVEKSVSFARQLKMNIIGVIENMAGFVCPHCNEVTDLFGRGGGERLAGRMDIPFLGRIPLDPRLVQSGDSGRPFLLEHADSIAAEALRHVARSALKRLTEAA; from the coding sequence ATGACCGATCACAGCGACTGCAACAGCTGCGGCGTCTCCTCCTGCAGCGCCCGCAACCGGCAGCAGGGAGAAAGCGACGAGCAGTTCCAGATGCGCCAGCGGCTGAACCGCAACCTCTGCCGCATCGAACACAAGATCCTGGTGATGTCGGGCAAGGGAGGCGTCGGCAAGAGCACCACCGCCCTCAACCTCGCCCTGGCGCTGGCCGCCGAGGACAAGGCGGTCGGCCTGCTCGACGTCGACCTGCACGGACCGAGCCTGCCGACCATGCTCGGCATGTCCGACCAGCGGCCACAGATGGGCGAAGAGGGCATCCTGCCCCTCGACTTTCAGGGGCTGAGGGTCATGTCCATCGGCTTTCTGCTGGAAAGCCGGGACCAGGCGATGATCATGCGCGGGCCGATGAAGCACGGCGCCATCCAGCAGTTTCTCGCCGACGTCGCCTGGGGACCGCTCGATGTCCTGGTGATCGACTGCCCGCCCGGCACCGGCGACGAGCCCCTGTCGGCGGCGCAGCTTCTCGGCGAGGGCGCGGGCGCGGTCATTGTCACCACGCCGCAGGACGTCGCCCTGGTCGACGTGGAAAAATCGGTCAGCTTCGCCCGGCAGCTGAAGATGAACATCATCGGCGTCATCGAAAACATGGCCGGTTTCGTCTGTCCCCACTGCAACGAAGTGACCGACCTGTTCGGTCGCGGCGGCGGCGAAAGGCTGGCCGGCCGGATGGACATCCCCTTTCTGGGGCGCATCCCCCTCGATCCGCGGCTGGTGCAGTCGGGCGACAGCGGCCGCCCCTTTCTGCTCGAGCATGCCGACAGCATCGCCGCCGAGGCCCTGCGCCACGTGGCGCGCAGCGCCCTGAAGCGGCTGACGGAAGCCGCCTGA
- a CDS encoding GldG family protein: MTHQRLLSRSGLLIALLLFVLLNLAAAFGLRGWRIDLTEQHLNTLSQGTRNILAALDKPVTLRLYLSRQAIRKAPGLATYADRVTSLLDEYAALAGDNIRLQRIDPEPFSEAEDDAVRFGLQGIPLGDGAENLYFGLVGELDGRHKTIPFFQPERERFLEYDLTQLIYQLAHPKRLVVGILSGAPIDGGFSGGMSLRMQPPWLIVDQLRQQFEVRMLPKNGEPVPEEVDVLMLVHPAYLEADALYAADQFILRGGKALVFADPLSEASIQGDPGRALSPNEDFERMLASWGVRLEKGKVVGDLAQSLKVNYQGRRSIIQVNYLPWLNIGPASLSEDDVVTSQLGNITMATAGALSPVEGARTTFTPLVRSSDEAMLIDAARIAFAPDPAGLLADFKPAGESFVLAARISGEIESAFVQGPPKQEKEKTSSGKKDESDKEKKPEHLSRSKGPVHLIVVADSDLLQDKFWVQSTNFFGRTLAIPTAANADLVANALEALGGSPDLISVRSRGSYQRPFTLLAELQRKAEMRFRAKEQELSRKLRETESRLNELQRKRQDSGSTTLTPEQEREVEKFLAEKVRIRKQLRQVQYQLRADIEELETTIKAFNIGLVPGLLTLVAFVAWILRRSRE; encoded by the coding sequence ATGACGCATCAACGCCTGCTTTCGCGCAGCGGGCTGCTCATCGCCCTGCTGCTTTTCGTTCTGCTCAACCTGGCCGCCGCCTTCGGGCTGCGCGGCTGGCGGATCGACCTGACCGAACAGCACCTGAACACCCTGTCGCAGGGAACCCGCAACATCCTCGCCGCCCTCGACAAGCCGGTGACCCTCAGGCTCTACCTGAGCCGGCAGGCGATCCGCAAGGCTCCCGGCCTGGCCACCTACGCCGACCGGGTCACCAGCCTGCTCGACGAATACGCCGCCCTGGCCGGCGACAATATCCGCCTGCAGCGCATTGACCCCGAACCCTTCTCCGAGGCCGAGGACGACGCGGTGCGCTTCGGCCTGCAGGGGATTCCGCTCGGCGACGGCGCGGAAAACCTCTACTTCGGCCTTGTCGGCGAGCTGGACGGCCGCCACAAGACCATCCCCTTCTTCCAGCCGGAACGGGAGCGTTTCCTCGAATACGACCTGACCCAGCTCATCTACCAGCTCGCCCATCCCAAGCGGCTGGTCGTCGGCATCCTCTCCGGCGCGCCGATCGACGGCGGCTTTTCCGGCGGCATGAGCCTGCGCATGCAGCCGCCCTGGCTGATCGTCGACCAGCTGCGGCAACAGTTCGAGGTGCGGATGCTGCCGAAAAACGGCGAACCGGTTCCCGAGGAGGTCGATGTCCTGATGCTGGTGCATCCCGCCTACCTCGAGGCTGACGCCCTGTACGCCGCCGACCAGTTCATCCTGCGCGGCGGCAAGGCCCTGGTCTTCGCCGATCCCCTGAGCGAGGCCTCCATCCAGGGCGATCCGGGACGGGCGCTGAGTCCCAACGAGGATTTCGAGCGCATGCTCGCCAGCTGGGGCGTGCGACTGGAAAAAGGCAAGGTCGTCGGCGACCTGGCCCAGTCGCTCAAGGTCAACTACCAGGGACGGCGGAGTATCATACAGGTGAACTACCTGCCCTGGCTGAACATCGGCCCCGCCTCGCTGTCCGAAGATGACGTGGTGACCAGCCAGCTCGGCAACATCACCATGGCCACGGCCGGCGCGCTCAGCCCCGTCGAGGGCGCCAGGACCACCTTCACCCCCCTGGTCCGAAGCAGCGACGAGGCGATGCTCATCGACGCCGCCCGCATCGCCTTCGCTCCCGACCCGGCCGGCCTGCTCGCCGACTTCAAACCGGCCGGCGAGTCCTTCGTCCTGGCGGCGCGCATCAGCGGCGAAATCGAAAGCGCCTTCGTGCAGGGGCCGCCGAAACAGGAGAAGGAAAAGACCTCCTCCGGCAAGAAGGACGAATCCGACAAGGAAAAAAAGCCGGAGCACCTGTCGCGCAGCAAGGGACCGGTTCACCTCATCGTCGTCGCCGACTCCGACCTGCTGCAGGACAAGTTCTGGGTGCAGAGCACCAATTTCTTCGGCCGGACCCTGGCCATCCCCACCGCCGCCAACGCCGACCTGGTGGCCAACGCCCTCGAGGCGCTCGGCGGCAGTCCCGACCTGATTTCGGTCCGCAGCCGCGGCAGCTACCAGCGTCCGTTCACCCTGCTGGCCGAACTGCAGCGCAAGGCGGAAATGCGCTTCCGGGCCAAGGAGCAGGAGCTGAGCCGCAAGCTGCGCGAAACCGAGTCGCGGCTGAACGAACTGCAACGCAAGCGGCAGGACAGCGGCTCCACCACCCTGACCCCGGAACAGGAGCGGGAAGTGGAGAAGTTCCTGGCGGAAAAGGTGCGCATCCGCAAACAGCTGCGGCAGGTCCAGTACCAGCTGCGGGCCGATATCGAAGAACTGGAAACGACGATCAAGGCCTTCAATATCGGCCTGGTTCCGGGCCTGCTGACCCTGGTCGCCTTCGTCGCCTGGATCCTCAGGCGCTCCCGGGAATGA
- a CDS encoding ABC transporter permease subunit — translation MNHLKALCKRELAGYFVTPLAYVFIVIFLALTGIFTFYLGGFFERGQADLQPFFLWHPWLFLLLVPALGMRLWAEERKTGTVELLLTLPVSMVEAVLAKFLAAWLMIALSLALTFPMWITVNILGDPDNGVIFANYLGSLLLAGAYLAVASCLSATTRNQVIAFVLSTIACFAFLLAGFPIVLDFFRPWLPEAVLNGIAALSFYNHYLGITKGILDLKDLVFFISFIAVWMYLGAWVICRKKAD, via the coding sequence ATGAACCATCTCAAGGCACTGTGCAAACGGGAGCTGGCCGGCTACTTCGTCACTCCGCTGGCCTATGTCTTCATCGTCATCTTTCTCGCCCTGACCGGCATCTTCACCTTCTACCTCGGCGGCTTCTTCGAACGGGGACAGGCCGACCTGCAGCCCTTCTTTCTCTGGCATCCCTGGCTCTTTCTGCTGCTGGTGCCGGCCCTCGGCATGCGGCTGTGGGCCGAGGAGCGCAAGACCGGCACCGTCGAGCTGCTGCTGACCCTGCCGGTCTCGATGGTCGAAGCGGTGCTGGCCAAGTTCCTCGCCGCCTGGCTGATGATCGCCCTGTCGCTGGCCCTCACCTTTCCCATGTGGATCACGGTCAACATTCTCGGCGACCCGGATAACGGCGTCATCTTCGCCAACTATCTCGGCAGCCTGCTGCTGGCCGGCGCCTACCTGGCGGTCGCCTCCTGCCTGTCGGCGACCACCCGCAACCAGGTCATCGCCTTCGTCCTGTCAACCATCGCCTGCTTCGCCTTTCTGCTGGCGGGCTTTCCCATCGTTCTCGACTTCTTCCGCCCCTGGCTTCCGGAGGCGGTGCTGAACGGCATCGCCGCTCTCAGCTTCTACAACCACTATCTGGGCATCACCAAGGGCATCCTCGATCTGAAGGATTTGGTCTTCTTCATCAGCTTCATCGCCGTCTGGATGTATCTCGGCGCCTGGGTGATCTGCCGCAAGAAGGCCGACTGA
- a CDS encoding ABC transporter ATP-binding protein, producing MECYIEADALRKAFGSLVAVNDISFRVGKGEVLGFLGPNGAGKSTTMKMLTGFLPPTSGAARICGIDITARPVEAKARLGYLPEGAPLYPEMTPAAFLDFIAGIRGLSGAEKRNRLEELAETIHLKEVWRRPIETLSKGFKRRVGLAQAILHDPDVLILDEPTDGLDPNQKHEVRQLVRSMADRKAIIISTHILEEVDAICTRAMIIDRGTIVADGTPEQLRQGYDSLDAMFRSLTGRKEEAA from the coding sequence ATGGAATGCTACATTGAGGCCGACGCCCTGCGCAAGGCATTCGGCTCCCTGGTCGCCGTTAACGACATCTCCTTCCGGGTCGGCAAGGGAGAGGTCCTCGGCTTCCTCGGACCGAACGGCGCCGGCAAGTCGACCACCATGAAGATGCTCACCGGTTTCCTCCCCCCCACCTCAGGCGCCGCCCGCATCTGCGGCATCGACATCACCGCCCGCCCGGTGGAGGCGAAGGCGCGGCTCGGCTACCTGCCGGAAGGCGCTCCCCTCTATCCGGAAATGACGCCGGCGGCCTTCCTCGATTTCATCGCCGGCATCCGGGGACTGAGCGGCGCCGAAAAGAGGAACCGGCTGGAGGAGCTGGCCGAAACCATCCATCTCAAGGAGGTCTGGCGGCGACCGATCGAAACCCTGTCCAAGGGCTTCAAGCGCCGGGTCGGGCTGGCCCAGGCCATCCTGCACGATCCGGACGTGCTCATTCTCGACGAGCCGACCGACGGCCTCGACCCCAACCAGAAACATGAAGTGAGGCAGCTGGTGCGCTCAATGGCCGACCGCAAGGCGATCATCATCTCGACCCACATCCTCGAGGAGGTTGACGCCATCTGCACCCGGGCCATGATCATCGACCGCGGGACCATCGTCGCCGACGGTACCCCGGAGCAGCTGCGGCAGGGATACGACAGCCTCGACGCCATGTTCCGCAGCCTGACCGGCAGAAAGGAGGAGGCGGCATGA
- a CDS encoding Crp/Fnr family transcriptional regulator, producing MEMADAGNWCEKLREELSFHFLTPEETAELASWLDCRSVAPGEVLWRQGDVCAGVAFIVSGQIEVRQPTSFPDKSVIVALLGPGSFVGEFCLLQESERFVTVASREGAELLVLSRRRFEQLAQDRPRLAVRLMQGMLLTVSRRLGQAYERLAAFF from the coding sequence ATGGAAATGGCGGATGCCGGAAACTGGTGCGAGAAGCTGCGCGAGGAGCTGAGCTTTCACTTCCTGACGCCGGAAGAGACGGCGGAGCTGGCCTCCTGGCTCGACTGCCGGTCGGTCGCGCCCGGCGAGGTTCTGTGGCGGCAGGGCGATGTCTGCGCCGGCGTGGCCTTCATCGTCTCGGGGCAGATCGAGGTGCGCCAGCCGACCTCCTTCCCCGACAAGAGCGTCATCGTCGCCCTGCTGGGGCCGGGCAGCTTCGTCGGCGAATTCTGTCTGCTGCAGGAGTCGGAACGGTTCGTGACCGTCGCCTCGCGCGAGGGCGCCGAGCTGCTGGTGCTGTCGCGCCGCCGGTTCGAGCAGCTGGCGCAGGACCGGCCCCGGCTGGCCGTGCGGCTGATGCAGGGGATGCTGCTGACGGTCTCCCGGCGCCTGGGACAGGCCTACGAACGGCTGGCGGCCTTTTTCTGA